One genomic window of Corynebacterium diphtheriae includes the following:
- a CDS encoding transposase, translated as MFIVNQPRKKFTPEYRREAANLVIESDRPIAYVAKEIGVSAGLLGKWVKNERQRRGSSDRMSEADLRAEILRLRRKLAEAKIDNEFCQKLLLSSLRSNTNGKVRADTAGKNELQHQTHGTPVKNLPVRLLQVAPYPGPTSSRQRRA; from the coding sequence ATGTTCATTGTGAATCAACCGCGTAAGAAGTTCACGCCGGAGTATCGGCGTGAAGCGGCGAATTTGGTGATCGAATCGGATCGCCCTATCGCGTATGTGGCCAAGGAAATCGGTGTTTCCGCGGGCTTGCTAGGCAAGTGGGTGAAAAACGAGCGGCAACGCCGAGGGTCATCCGACAGGATGAGCGAGGCTGATCTTCGCGCAGAAATTCTTCGCCTGCGCCGCAAACTGGCTGAAGCCAAGATCGACAACGAGTTTTGTCAAAAGCTGCTGCTTTCTTCGCTGCGAAGCAACACAAACGGAAAAGTTCGAGCTGATACGGCAGGAAAAAACGAACTACAACATCAAACGCATGGCACGCCTGTTAAAAATCTCCCGGTCCGGCTACTACAAGTGGCCCCATACCCAGGACCAACAAGCAGCCGGCAACGACGAGCGTGA
- a CDS encoding ABC transporter permease has protein sequence MTLLSIYELKFKPYLGMTEMLAGIVPMFVGIVWAVALFSREFETKSSVWALSQDLSPSKWFVCRMVSPLTSALVFGICVWGIVELSQINSSSLGSAKNMMSYSYIAGHAFYPALVTILMVSIAALVGVLLKKAIPSIAITFALGLVLCTTGASWLNPLLPIAQGEFKGGGPDDSVLPVPGEMISSKSIDNGNHLVEFYPNTAFWDAQILYASMWAFLSILLIGFAFFLFKQTSRRTP, from the coding sequence TTGACGCTACTTTCAATATATGAATTGAAGTTTAAGCCATACCTTGGAATGACCGAGATGCTAGCAGGCATCGTCCCCATGTTTGTAGGAATCGTCTGGGCAGTGGCGCTTTTCTCTCGTGAATTTGAAACTAAGTCGAGTGTATGGGCGCTAAGCCAAGATCTCTCCCCCAGTAAGTGGTTCGTTTGTCGAATGGTAAGCCCCTTAACTTCAGCGCTAGTTTTTGGAATTTGCGTTTGGGGAATCGTCGAACTAAGCCAAATTAATTCCAGTTCATTAGGCAGCGCCAAGAACATGATGTCCTATTCATATATAGCAGGACATGCCTTTTATCCAGCACTTGTAACAATCCTGATGGTATCAATTGCTGCTTTGGTTGGAGTCCTACTAAAGAAAGCTATTCCTTCCATAGCCATAACTTTTGCTCTAGGGCTAGTGCTATGCACCACTGGAGCTTCTTGGCTAAATCCACTATTGCCTATCGCGCAAGGCGAATTCAAAGGCGGTGGTCCAGATGACTCTGTTCTTCCCGTTCCAGGTGAAATGATATCGTCAAAGTCGATCGACAATGGAAACCATCTAGTGGAGTTCTACCCCAACACCGCTTTTTGGGATGCCCAAATTCTTTATGCATCAATGTGGGCGTTCCTCTCAATCCTCTTAATAGGATTTGCTTTCTTTCTTTTCAAACAAACGTCAAGACGTACACCCTAG
- a CDS encoding ATP-binding cassette domain-containing protein, producing MKNTLTAQNLRIVRGSSTIVSDFSAELRSGEIVAMVGRNGAGKSTIMSALTGHLKPVGGEIKTYTQDSIGSSGLSSEVAFVSQGRPLYSSITVEQHLRLARDMNERFDYQWARERLQSLNIPLSSKISQLSGGQHTQVALILSLARKKKFMILDEPMADLDPVVKIWVRELLDYAANKQGVGIIVSSHTVSDLSSILTHLWVIENGNLIVTVSREQIETQANGNFEEFVLSHLKREEF from the coding sequence ATGAAGAACACTCTTACCGCCCAAAACCTTAGAATAGTCCGTGGCAGCTCTACCATCGTTAGTGACTTCTCGGCCGAACTGCGCTCAGGAGAGATCGTAGCAATGGTAGGTAGAAACGGAGCCGGAAAATCAACTATCATGTCTGCCTTGACAGGGCATCTGAAGCCCGTCGGAGGAGAAATCAAGACCTATACTCAAGATAGTATTGGAAGCTCCGGATTATCTTCGGAAGTTGCCTTTGTTTCGCAGGGTAGACCGCTCTATTCAAGCATCACCGTTGAACAACATCTTCGCTTAGCGCGAGACATGAATGAACGTTTCGATTACCAATGGGCAAGAGAAAGACTCCAATCACTCAACATACCTTTGAGCTCCAAGATTTCTCAGCTCTCGGGAGGTCAGCACACCCAAGTCGCGTTAATCTTGTCCCTCGCTCGGAAAAAGAAGTTTATGATACTTGATGAGCCAATGGCTGACCTAGACCCAGTAGTAAAGATTTGGGTTCGCGAGCTATTAGACTACGCTGCCAATAAACAAGGGGTCGGAATTATAGTTTCTTCGCATACCGTCTCCGATCTATCTTCGATATTGACTCATCTCTGGGTGATAGAGAACGGGAACCTCATCGTAACTGTGTCACGGGAACAAATTGAAACACAGGCAAACGGTAACTTTGAAGAATTCGTACTTAGTCACCTAAAAAGAGAAGAGTTCTAG